In the Hevea brasiliensis isolate MT/VB/25A 57/8 chromosome 8, ASM3005281v1, whole genome shotgun sequence genome, AAAGCAAGATGGTCATTGGCTTGAAACTGACcaagaatttttttattaaagaaGATGTACACCAGCAGCTCCACTAGAGGGGAAGAGGAAGTCTCCAACCTGGTTCCTAGAATTGTCACGAAAAAAATGAATGAACGCTTCCTTGCCCCAGTTAATGATACTGAAGTTAAAAAAGCAGTGTTTGAACTGGATGGTCTAAAAGTTCCTAGTCCAGATGGATTCTCTGGAgttttttatcaaaaaaattgGGATGCAGTGGGAGGAGATGTATGCACAGCTGTGAAAAGTTTTTTTTCTGTTTTTGGTTATCTTTTGAAAAAAACTGAACAGAACTAATATTATTCTCATCTCAAAGTGTAAAAGTCATGTGAATATCAATCAAAACAAGCCTATCAGCTTGTGCAATTTCCTGTACAAAGTTGTGTCTAAGATTTTTGTGAATagaatattttaaaattagtaaaaatcaaaaaagtattttattattagaaaaatattatttattaggtGAGGATTTATTTGaccttaattaaaaatatttgtccTTATTTAACCTAAAACTTAATTTTAAGCTATGGCCCTCAAGTAAAAGTACATAGACTTATTTGGCCTTTTTTTTAACATATGATCAGTCATGCATGCTCATAAATAACAATCTAGATGTTACCTAATTTACAAAATCAATTTACTCCATGGAATTCAATGAAGGGTAGAGAGTGAAGATAGACCTTGCTCACACTTCAGATTAGTACCAGTTTTAGAGCACAATGCACcttctcttcatttttttttctttttttgggaAGCCACACGCATCCTTTACTACCATGAATGAATTAATCACGTTTTGGCCGTCTCTTGGAACAAAAAAAATTCGCTGCTCTCGGCCAATTAATGAATGAAGCCAACCGTCTCACTTTCTATCTCTCAGCACTCTCTCTAATTCCAACCAATGCAAGTTATGGCTTCCTTAAAACAAGAATCTCACGTCAAACTTGCTGACTTCTTAGCCATCTTTCCACGTAAAAGTTGCATCCAATAAGAATTATGGCTCCAAGCCATAATATATGCTCTTAGAAAAACTAACCTGGATTATAGCCACTATGGCTTTGTTAAACAGTTCATGTAACTGCATGGGAAGAGAGTTCTTCTTCCACGTCTAAGCCAACTGCCACCAATTTCATATGGGTTCGGGTTGGCCATCATGACCCATTTTCCTTCAATGACTAAATTCAAATATCTTTATCAATTTAAATGAACTTCAATGAAACTTTACGAGATAGTCCAAGTCATTCTAAAACGTCTTTGTATTGACAAGTTGGGCACAACCCCAGGTAGGGTGCAATTATTAAATTTCTGAGTCAAACCCGAAAGATGGACCATTGTGGAATTTCTTTTCTTGTTGTATTCGCATGAAATTTACATACTAATTTTATGGAAGtctatcaaataattaattaattgaaaatgaagGAGGGATATGGTTGTTGTTATGCCTATTACATAATCTTTCTATCCAATTTCTGATTTGTAATGTGTGAATTGGAAACAAGCCAATCCTGAGCATGGAAATGGTTTAATCTTAACGAACCTCGAAGAAATTTCTCCTTTGAGAGGTTAGGTTGTCAATTCTGAGTAATACTTAGAACAATTATCACCAACTTGGAAAGCTCTTTGGTGCGAACATAACTTTGTTCATATATTAATTAGTTCAACAAATTAGAATCCTAGCTTTGTTTATTTGTTTTGACCAGCTACTACGTGTTTTCTTGGGTCTTTTAAATTGGAGAAATTTGCAACCACAAGTCCAAGTCCACCCAAGTtgttgttcttcttcttctttatttgTTAATTTCTTTGTCTTTTCCTCTCTTTCAACAAGAACTTGAATTTATTATATGGTATGTTAGTTATGCCTGAATTTTAGTTGCTATAAATAGTCTTGTCAGGTGTAAACTGGAGGTTACTAGCTAGCTGTGGGATCAATCTAGGGGTATTTGTGTTTAAGGTAAAGGCATTAAAACCCAATCAAGCTTACTACTCTTCTAATTTGTCCATTTCTAATTAATTTTACTTGAATCATGACATATTTTTATAGCTAACATATGTCTGCTCTCAGCTTACTGCTGCCACTTgataagatttctcatctcactGCTGCCACTTGATAACATATTATCAATTAACTATCTATTAGCTTTGAATTCTATGGTTTATGCTCTAAAAATTGTGACCTCTGTCTCTCTGCGAGAATGTTCTTATGCTTGTCAATGATCATTCAGTGATTTATTACCGCAGGTGCTTAAAATTTAGCTAGCCATGACTGCCATCATAACTGCAATTATATCAGCAGCCGTTGGTGTTATATCCCTATGTTATTCTATGTCCAAAGATACATATGCTTATCTCCAGAAGAAAGTTCGTTACTCAAATAATCTAGACAAGAACTGTGAAGCACTATACTGCGGAATAGATTTTCTCCTGCGTTTAAGGACTGACATCGAACGCATGATCCAAAGACGGGGAATAAGTTCGCCGCCGATTTGCAAGAACTGGAATGAGAGGGTGTGGAAGATTGACGGCGAAGCAAGAACTCTATTCAGAAAATATAAGCATACCAAGCAATCAACTTGGTTTATGGCAAGAGCAAAACTTAGCAGAAAAACGATCAAGCTCTTGGAAAAAGCTAATGAGCTTAAAAATGATGGCAAAGAGTTAGCCAATTTACTCTCTCATCATAATCGCAATAATAAACAAGAGATCAGAAGATAAATGCTGCACATAAGGTGGTGGAGGAATCATGCTTATCAAAAAAAAAGGGTGGTGGAGGAATCATGTGGCTGGTGTTCAATTAGCTTGCTAATCAGCAATAGTTTGTGGTCGTAAATTAGTTGTTcttgtatgcatggcttttattgttattattttggGTTAATTTAGTTTGTTATAATATTTTACAAGAAAAATTTGTGTTGAACCTCAATTTGTTATATTAGTATCTGAGGTCAGGTCAGATAGATACAGAAATTTGTCATTTTGATAATTTTTATCTAAACTAAATCTAtcataatttaaaagaaaaatattgagACCTATGTATTTAATAAATACGTCTCACTATATATCTTATATCTTGGAAcctaatttagataaaaaaaatcttgctctttaattaatctaattaGAATAAAaagtttattatatatttaatactatttattagGGAACACCTTAAATTTAATCTTAATTATATTgaactataattaatttatattgattttttttaatttatattgatttttttaatttatatttaatactatttattagGGAACATCTTTAatttatattgattttttttttcaattctatCACctatttggtttttttttttttcattttctatcATTATACTATCACCTAATTAGTTTTAAGTCAAGTCGCTAtgccattttatttaatttattttctttatttcataCATAAGTGGTTGAGCTCCTTACACACACTCTTGTTTTGATACCTTACTAAATTTAGAGAGTATTGTGTACATATATAACACTTTAATTCAATTTTACTATGAATTTATATAAGTGATTGGGTTATTTATACATTAAAATATTAGCTAATTCAATATTACAATTCAACTATTTATATTGTGTCATTTTGTATATTTTCAATGTAAAATTTATCGATACAAAATTCtaacaaaatataaattaatcttTCCTAATATGTGTCAGTTTCAAGTCTTACTCCCTCGATCttttataataaaagaaaaaagcataaaaataaagttaatttttatatgtgTTTTTTGAACTATAAAACATCTCTCATTCCCACCAATAAGCTTGAATTTAGTATATTTAAATCATATCCAAAACTGTGAAATTTCATGTTCAAGTCTCCATTAAAgccaaatgaataaaagaaaataaaaactttCATTTTTACACTCCTTTTAGATTAAGTCATTTGTAAGATAAGAATTCTATtctaataatagaattcaattcatttctattggtaataagatttttttttaataaataataataaatttaaattattttttttctttattatctTATTATCTTTTAAGCTAAATATTAATGTTTATGTTTATAAATAACAACTATTTTTATCAAATCTATTTTTGCAGAAAttctaaattattattattattattattattattattattattattattattattattattattattattgtgaaaatatgaattttttaacaTCCAAGTAAAGCAACAATAAACTAAGAtggatctctttttttttttcaaaattaacaAAAACAACATAATAAATTTCTTAATGTCAATTGTAAAATCATCAAATAAtaattctcaatatacacacattatataaaaaaaaaatctaaatatttataGTTCAACAATTAGATATAGctgtaaaaaaagaaaaagctaaCCTTAAAATATCTAAGTCAAGACTCAAAAAAATTATATagtgtaaaaaataaaaaagtgatattttttaaaataaatatttccctttatttaagattttttaaaataaaaatttctcttctaaactttatttatattacttttaagtagtttttaaaattttagggattatgaaattaattttcttctttatCAGCTTATTGAACTATAAATTTAtcctaatttaaaataaaaattaaaaaaatcaactaatcattttaatctaatttcaataaaaaaaaaatagtaatcaCCAATGTTTGGATATCAGCTCCAGTGCAAGTGGGCCTTTGAAATTGTGGGTCCATGTGAGGGCATTAACACACGCTAAATTTGATTGAACTAAGCCCACGttgtttaataataaaaaaaggagAGATTTCAGTGATTACTAAATAATTTGGCtaatctctatatatatatatatataaaggtatTTTCAAGAGTCTGTCACATAATATTTTCTcttataatattttcatataacTAATATGTGACATTttcttttataatattaatacgtGATATTTTTTTCTATAAAATTGCCTTATGAAATTctctattatataaaaattataaattatttaatagttattctACTAATACTATAATAAGTAATAACTATTACAAGGTAATTTATATTAGTtatgtatatttatatttatattatatatagatatattttaattatttctattatgaaaaaatttacgagataaaagtaataaaaataaaatttaaaataattaataaaaatttaaaatattatattatttttatatattaaaattaaatatatatatatatataaattaaaattattaataattatgtgTATTAGTACGGATAATCCTCTAATTATATGATATGCCACTTTTTAAGATAAAATTTCACCTTTTCATATTTATAGGAAGTGAGACTCATGATTTTATATAGAGAGAGCATATCCCCTAAGAacacagaataatttttcaattaattttgatattaatgATCTTAATTTTGACAAAAACGATCCATTCCAAATTAAATAATGCTTTTTTTTTaatcttcttttttatttttcaaaacaaATGGGAAACTAAAATTTCTAGGAGTTGGAAAAATATTGTTTGCCAAGCCTTTTGGTGATAATCCAATGATCTGAGTTTAATATAATCTTCATTGAGTCAATTAAGAAATACACTAGTTTTCTCACAAGTAATATCATATATTATAATGTCATGTTAGTGTTAATTGGGATTTACTATGCTTTAATTTTAACTGTGCTGGAGTTTCACAATATGAATACACTATTTaaggtataattgattttatttttttatttacccAGCTTAATCGGGTACATAAACGCAGTTAGGCTTGGGAGGAGCTGAGGGGTGTCATGGActtattaattagaaaaataataataataaatgagtaGGCTTTTTGGTTCAACACATCTCACATAAGTTCCTATAGTCTTTCAATTTCTTGTGAAGCTTGCAGGGATTCACAGATACAGATATAGGTAAATGTATTGAATCAAATTCATCTTCCTTTTAAATATTTCTGATATGTAATGATTTCCCAGAAATCATTTTTGCAGGTTCTCACTTCTTATCAAGTTTTCCTGATGACTACTCTTGGTGTTGGTGAAATTATAGCTATAGCAATTGCTAGTGCAACACTTTTGTATGAGGTTGGTAAAGATGCATTGAAATGTGTCAAGAAAGAAGCTTCTTATTCAAGGAATCTGAAGGAGAATTTTGAAGCCTTACGAGGGGAACTTAACTTCCTTCTTGGTTTTAAAAGTGATATTGAGCGTAGGATCCGTAAACGGCGAGGAAAGTACAGGGAAATCCATAACAGATGGAATAGCCAAGTGCAAGAGATTGAAGAGAGAGCAAAATCCTGTCTAGAAAAATATGAACACGTCAGAAAATGCTGTGTTTTTCACAGATCAAAGCTCAGCAAAAAAATGATTCCATTGTTTCATTACTATACTATCAGGAAAGAATCTAGCTAGCAGCAACTTTGAGGTGGTTTTTTAATTCTATTCGTGAGTTCAACAACTATATTATGTACGTTTATAAGTTCTGCATATATGGAATGCTAATTCTCAACTGCAACAATGCCTCTATTCCAACAAGACTATAGCCATTCAATAACATACATCAACAGGAACAAATATGTCATCCCAAGAATCCTTTGTGCTTTCCCACTTCAATGACTTCCACCAGCTAGACTCGCCCATGATCTTCTTTAGATTTCCATTTAAAGCTTTATCAAGAATAGGTAGCTTTTTGAGATTGGGGCAATAACAAACACTAATCCATTCCAGTCTTGGAGAAAGCAGCAAACACTCGGAGAATCCAACCAGTCTAGGCAAGTAATGGAGAGATACCTTCCTTAACCTTGGGAAGATTTGTACATCCTCGGATTTATAGCAGGTCACTAAGGTTATGATTTCAGGGCAATCATCAACTGTGAGCTCTTCTAGACATATGAGAGTTCTAAGCAATTCCGAAGTGAAAATGGTGGTTAACTGTGGACATGCGCGCAGAGTCAAGAATTTCAGAACAAATAAGCCACTATAATGCAATGGTCCCTCCCATATGCTTCTTAAATTCTTCATATAGTATATGTGCAGATATTCCAGTGCTAAATCACCAAGTCTGGCTTCTATTTGATTTCCATCTATAATTGCTTGAAGCTCATTGCATTCCCCCACCACACAACATTTTAGTTGCTTCAGATTTCCATATCCAAATTCAGATAATTTTCTAATAGTCACATGGCGATCTAAGAAAAATGCAGTTGCATGTCTAAGTGCCTGCTTGATATCTCCAGGGATTGCTGTACCATTTACATACTTCAAGCACCTAGCATATCGTTCCAACTCGAACTCAATATCGCTAGGGAGTCGAGATATGATGCGCTTGACCCTACAACCAACAGTAAATCTGAAATGTGACAATGGTGGATCTGCCATAACAGCATCATACCACTTGAAATATCTCAGAAGTTCTACCCTAGGAAAGTAGAATTTAAGTGTGTTTAGCACTGGTAAGTGACAAACTTCAGAAACAACATCCTCCACACATGCTTTCCACCATTCATCATCAGGACTCGCGTCGATGCTTAATTCTTCTAACTGTGATAAAGCAGATATCATACCACAAGGAATCAAAGGATTTGACTGTTTTGATCTTCTGTGATTCATAGGCTCACAGAATGACACTTCCAAGCATGTCAGATTTGTTAATCGTTCAATTTCCTTAGGCAGATCCATGATCTCTGTCCCTTGAAGATCAAGTACCTCAAGATGCTTCAGCTCTCCAACACTAGGAGACAATGCCATAAGCAGTTCACAATTATTTAAATAAAGCCTTCTAAGGCTCACCAACTTGAATACAGATTCTGGCAAAGACTTGATGCGAGTTCTGGACAGGTTCAGGATTTTTAGAGCAGGCATATGATGGAAAAATGATGGAGGTATCTTTCTTAATTTGCAATTTCTTTGGAGGAACAATGCTTCTAGTATGAGGCATCTTGGATTCTCTGGCAACACCGATAGTTCATTATCCATCAAGTAAATAACTTTCGAGCTCTCCCATTCCTCAACCTTTGGTGTCTCAGTCAATCTCATACCTCCTTGCATCAGAAACAATCTCCCCTCCTCTGGTAAGATGATATGATCTACTAATATATGTCGATACGTCTCCTCCAGCTCAACAAATTGACTGCGAGAAGTTCTCCTCAGTAGATTGGCACTTGTCAGCGTGTCCAGAATTTGATTGCCTTTATGATGGTTATCTATTAGACCATCTGCAATCCAGCTATCTATCAACAATGCTACTTTAAACACTTGATTCTGAAAAAGCTGCACACAATTTCTTAAGCATTTTCTAGTTATGTCATCAGGTAGACATTCATAGCTGAATTTTAATGCATTAATCATGATAATTTCTAATTTGTCTTGATGAGATATCACCCATACAGGTTCCTTGCTTAATGTTTCAAGCACATTGTTCCAGATACGAATATCACAAGCATCTTTTAATGCCCTTGCAACTAGGATGATGGCATGTGAACAGTGGCAACACATCTCAACTATTCTTCTTGCTAGTGGTTGAACGCTGGGAGAAGAATCCACAATTTCACCAACATTCTGGCAAAACAATTCCCAGGACAATAAATCTTCTAGTCTTACCTTCCAGTCCACTGCCATCTGATCGCATATCTGCTCTAATCTAGTTGTCAAAATTATCTTGCAACCATTTTCAGGGGTTGGCTTAGGGATTCCCATCATTTCTAGATTTATGAACTCACAAACATCATCCAAAATTAATAAGAACTTCTTGCAGTTTAGCAAATTGAACAGTCCCTGTGAGTTTATATGCTCATTATGATCAATCTTTCTAGAAGCTAATTGTCTCAAGATCTCCTGCTGCACCTGGATCATGCGCCAAACCTTGGAAACCTTAACCCAAATAACACTTTCAAAAAATCTCCTTACCATAGGCTGATCCCTCAGGGTTTCTAACAAAGTTGATTTTCCAATCCCTGCTCTTCCATAAATCCCAATCTTACCTATATCTGAATTTCCCATGCTTCCCATGATTATGTTCAGGCTACgatcaaatttcatatctttttCTATAATAGCTTCAAGTAATGTCTCAGATGGAGCAATGCATATTGGTTTCTGTTTATTCTCTAGTTCTGCTCTTGGGTGTGTTGCTTTGGTCCAACATTGATCCCTAACTTCAGTTATTCCCTCAAAAATGGTTCTTGTGTCAAATTTCTTGCCCAGCTTAGATTTAATCCTTGCCATTCTCACTGAAGCTGTGAACAAATAGAAACGAAAAAATTTCGGATTAATAGCAGTCCAGAATTCCACTAAAGCCAATGAATCATTTATCAAGGGAGAAAGAAAATGATGCAGTGAAATGAGTCAGTCTTCAAATACTACAACTGGCATATATATTCAAATTAAACTGCTGCACCCTAGATCACTTCATGCTACATCATGATTAGGATAAGATATTGGTTTTAGTCTTGAAGCTGCATCATGATACCTGGATCACTAGGATTGATCTGTATTCGGTCACTGGTTTCATCTTTAGCCATTTGGCGTAGCCGGCATTCCTTGCTACAGAATGAATCTCCTCTGCAAAAATTTCACGTTACAGAAAAGCATGTGAAAGAATCTAATACATTGCTCCATTTTCGTTTCAGGGTTAGCTTCACACAATCTACCATGAGGCCACTAGTTAAgcaataattaaatatttgatttttagaaAATATAACCAACCAAACATAGCCTTAATTATTGTATTATAGGGATTAATCGTATAATGAGACAGATTTAATTTATagtaattcatttaaatttaatctcacaaatagaacttctAATAATAGTCATTTAAAAGCTAAAACTCAATCCAatactattattttcttagttaaTTATACAGCATACTGATGAAATGTCAAATTACAAATTTATGATGATTTACATATTTATGgttcaaaaataaaaatcaacaaaatatttatttattaagaacatttatatttaataaaattataaaagaatatagtaattcaatttgatttggttaagcttctattttataaaattcaaacCACAAGTAATTAAATAAAGGGAAATTTACGATTTGGTCTGATtttggaaaattaattatttaatccctAGGTTTTACGCTATATTTCACTTTAGTCTCTTAATTTTGAGAAGTTAATTATTTTGTCCTTTTACTTTTACTATATAGAAAAATTTAAttcctataattttaatatataaaacaatTAAGTCTTCCTATCAATGgatgaaattattataaatattaaaattattataaaaattaaaattataggaactaattataaatattaaaattattataaatattaaaattaaatagactaaattattttatgtattaaATTATAAGAACTAAAGTGTAATACAGTGTAAAACCTAAAAATTTAAggactaaaatataatatattacaaAATTCAGGAACCAAATTGTAAATTTTCCTTGAATAAATCTACTTGGttaatcaattttttaaaaaatattctttGAATATTTCTTTTTTGATTTTTCCATGCCCATAAGATGTTTGATATAAGATAAAACTCCAATGGAAATTAGAAGGAAGAATTTGAACAGGAGCTTCGATCAATTGGAGAGATAAAAGAGTGACGACTAACCTGTACATGAATATGTTTCTGTCATCACCCAAAGGTTCTCCGCAAAGAAAACAAGTTCCCCGAACATCAAAAAACGTCCTTCGAGATCTTGTACGTGAAACTGAAGATTTTGATGAGCTGCTCGGAAATAATACACTATTGCTACTCGCCCAACCAAATGGCTGAGAGAGGAATGGCTGAGAGAGGAATGGCTGAGAGAGGAATGGCTGTTTCGTCCCTAAGATTTCAGCTTCCAAGTCTGCAACAAAAGTTAAGAAGGTTTGTATAGAACCACAAAATTTTTAAGATCAACCCACAAATTCAGTTGCTAAACAAATGTAGAGCATTAAATAGCAAGCACATAGCTAAGAAGAAGCTTGATATACCTTGAAGTCCAGACATTTTGATGTTCTGGTAACGAAGAGCTCTTCGACAACTTTCTTTTTCCAATCTGTCAGCTTTTGATGTTTGTTAAGGCTCGTAGGCGTTGAGCTTCTTTGCAGGCAAGCAAATTTAACGCACATACACAAtcgcaccaaaaaaaaaaaaggaaaaactcaATCTTTATCTTACTCGAAAAGCTTTCGGGTAACATAAAAACATCTCCAAAACATAAAAATAGTAAATATGGCAAAACATTAAATTTAGAAACGATTTCAAATTCATACCTATTTGATTCTATTCTTTCTTTTCTGAAAATGGGATAGATAACTGAGAGATCTCATTGAGAGTTCAGTTGCTCTTGGACTGTTCAAGGTAGACTTTTGTTTGGAAGGGATAAGAAATGAGCCAATGAGAtaaagaaggaaagaagaaaataaacaaaggatcatattttttattttagtgaaaaaaaataataaagagaaaagaagagagaaaattttttaaatttattattttaattttaattttataaattatttaaaaaattaaaatgaaaaaataagggtatataaataattttctttaataagtaaattttttcttctagttaatttattttttctttaaattagaataaaaataataagtataaaataaatgttattttctttctcttttaatttaaaattatttagaatCATTTATAATCTatctcaaatttttaaaataaaaatttatttaaattgaattgtATTCTTTCTCTCAATATTTCCTTTTCATTTTCGAATA is a window encoding:
- the LOC110652953 gene encoding probable disease resistance protein At4g27220; its protein translation is MSGLQDLEAEILGTKQPFLSQPFLSQPFLSQPFGWASSNSVLFPSSSSKSSVSRTRSRRTFFDVRGTCFLCGEPLGDDRNIFMYRGDSFCSKECRLRQMAKDETSDRIQINPSDPASVRMARIKSKLGKKFDTRTIFEGITEVRDQCWTKATHPRAELENKQKPICIAPSETLLEAIIEKDMKFDRSLNIIMGSMGNSDIGKIGIYGRAGIGKSTLLETLRDQPMVRRFFESVIWVKVSKVWRMIQVQQEILRQLASRKIDHNEHINSQGLFNLLNCKKFLLILDDVCEFINLEMMGIPKPTPENGCKIILTTRLEQICDQMAVDWKVRLEDLLSWELFCQNVGEIVDSSPSVQPLARRIVEMCCHCSHAIILVARALKDACDIRIWNNVLETLSKEPVWVISHQDKLEIIMINALKFSYECLPDDITRKCLRNCVQLFQNQVFKVALLIDSWIADGLIDNHHKGNQILDTLTSANLLRRTSRSQFVELEETYRHILVDHIILPEEGRLFLMQGGMRLTETPKVEEWESSKVIYLMDNELSVLPENPRCLILEALFLQRNCKLRKIPPSFFHHMPALKILNLSRTRIKSLPESVFKLVSLRRLYLNNCELLMALSPSVGELKHLEVLDLQGTEIMDLPKEIERLTNLTCLEVSFCEPMNHRRSKQSNPLIPCGMISALSQLEELSIDASPDDEWWKACVEDVVSEVCHLPVLNTLKFYFPRVELLRYFKWYDAVMADPPLSHFRFTVGCRVKRIISRLPSDIEFELERYARCLKYVNGTAIPGDIKQALRHATAFFLDRHVTIRKLSEFGYGNLKQLKCCVVGECNELQAIIDGNQIEARLGDLALEYLHIYYMKNLRSIWEGPLHYSGLFVLKFLTLRACPQLTTIFTSELLRTLICLEELTVDDCPEIITLVTCYKSEDVQIFPRLRKVSLHYLPRLVGFSECLLLSPRLEWISVCYCPNLKKLPILDKALNGNLKKIMGESSWWKSLKWESTKDSWDDIFVPVDVCY